The following are encoded together in the Hydractinia symbiolongicarpus strain clone_291-10 chromosome 14, HSymV2.1, whole genome shotgun sequence genome:
- the LOC130624988 gene encoding dipeptidyl peptidase 1-like produces MKHGQCSFYLWFILAWATSVLCDVPTNCTYEETLGKWELILGQSTFGNDINCTKAFTIKNVLRVELLFPNNVVDQYGNIGTWSMVYNQGFEIILNQRRYFAFQYYENVTPTKTVSYCYKTFNGWTHDVLKNNVFPPTNWGCYKGNKLQKKNSLKISQQIDLTRPHYSQVYGTSEAFVKEINQQQSSWKAGAYEQYQNFTIRDMIMRSGGLKRFARVHPSVPSTEAIELVSNFPTEFDWRNVNGQNFVSPIRNQGTCGSCYAFASMAMLEARVRVESGNAKQPVFSTQNVVSCSAYSQGCEGGMAYLISGMYAQDFGVISEESYPYIGNDTKCDRSKGGTRTYVSDYGYVGGFYGGCNEALMIAYLVKQGPIAVSIEVYDDLFAYKGGIYHHTGLRYKFNPFEINNHVVLIVGYGVENGEKFWIVKNSWGTTWGEDGFFRIRRGTDEIAIESIAVYAKPYVPK; encoded by the exons ATGAAACATGGACAATGTTCTTTTTACCTTTGGTTTATACTTGCCTGGGCAACGTCTGTTTTATGTGATGTTCCAACTAACTGCACCTACGAAGAGACCCTAGGGAAATGGGAATTAATTTTGGGACAGTCAACGTTTGGTAACGATATAAATTGCACCAAAGCTTttactataaaaaatgtgttacgGGTTGAATTGTTATTTCCAAACAACGTTGTGGATCAATATGGAAATATCGGCACATGGAGCATGGTATACAACCAAGG atttgaAATTATTCTCAATCAAAGAAGATATTTTGCTTTCCAATATTATGAGAATGTGACTCCTACAAAAACTGTTAGTTATTGTTACAAAACATTTAATGGATGGACACATGATGTATTAAAGAATAACGTCTTTCCACCTACGAATTGGGGATGCTACAAAG GAAACAAGTTACAGAAAAAGAATTCTttgaaaatttcacaacaaattgATCTAACAAGACCACACTACAGCCAGGTGTATGGTACGAGTGAGGCGTTTGTGAAAGAAATCAATCAACAACAATCGTCTTGGAAAGCTGGTGCTTATGAACAGTACCAGAACTTTACTATCAGAGATATGATCATGCGAAGTGGAGGTTTGAAGCGTTTTGCTAGAGTTCATCCTAG TGTTCCTTCAACTGAAGCCATAGAATTAGTGTCGAATTTCCCAACTGAGTTTGATTGGCGTAACGTCAATGGTCAAAACTTTGTATCACCAATTCGTAATCAGGGCACTTGTGGAAGCTGTTATGCTTTTGCTTCGATGGCAATGTTGGAAGCACGTGTACGAGTTGAATCAGGCAATGCAAAGCAGCCTGTGTTTTCAACACAAAACGTTGTTTCATGTTCGGCTTACTCGCAGGGTTGTGAGGGAG GTATGGCGTATCTCATTTCTGGGATGTATGCTCAAGATTTTGGTGTGATATCGGAAGAATCATATCCCTATATTGGAAACGATACCAAGTGTGATCGTTCGAAAGGAGGCACGAGAACTTATGTTTCTGATTATGGTTATGTGGGAGGATTCTATGGTGGGTGCAATGAAGCGCTAATGATAGCATATTTGGTTAAGCAAGGTCCAATAGCTGTTAGTATTGAAGTTTATGACGATCTGTTTGCATACAAAGGTGGTATCTATCACCACACAG GCTTACGATACAAGTTCAATCCCTTTGAGATAAACAATCATGTCGTACTCATTGTTGGATACGGTGTCGAGAATGGCGAGAAGTTTTGGATTGTCAAAAATTCATGGGGTACAACTTGGGGAGAGGATGGATTTTTTCGAATACGTAGAGGAACCGATGAAATTGCTATTGAGAGTATTGCTGTTTATGCCAAACCGTATGTGCCCAAATAA
- the LOC130624991 gene encoding pre-mRNA-splicing factor ISY1 homolog, whose translation MARSAEKAMAILSRWTTMMNNEDKPVVPTRRPFLATECNSLKESEKWRHQIIREISKKVAQIQNAGMGEFRIRDLNDEINKLLREKRHWEDRIVELGGPNYGKIGPKMLDHEGKELPGNRGYKYFGAAKDLPGVRELFEQEPPEVPRKNRAELYKYIDADYYGYRDDDDGVLVKLEAEVEKKVRKEALVEWEKKVSSGEVVMEEEETNIYATDDKDNDAEMGDDTLTGDKPFVSHVPVPSQKDVEEMLVRRKKQELLDRYASELLKAQSSEAKTLMGV comes from the coding sequence atggctcGTAGTGCTGAAAAGGCAATGGCAATATTGTCCAGATGGACAACCATGATGAATAATGAAGATAAACCAGTGGTGCCAACAAGAAGGCCATTCTTAGCAACCGAATGTAACAGTTTAAAAGAGTCAGAGAAATGGCGACATCAAATTATCAGAGAAATTTCTAAGAAAGTTGCACAAATTCAAAATGCCGGTATGGGAGAATTTAGAATTAGGGATTTAAATGATGAAATCAATAAACTTTTGCGTGAAAAACGACATTGGGAAGACCGTATTGTTGAGCTAGGAGGGCCAAATTATggtaaaattggtccaaaaatgttGGATCATGAAGGAAAAGAATTGCCTGGAAATCGTGGGTACAAATATTTTGGTGCTGCAAAAGATTTGCCAGGCGTTAGAGAACTTTTTGAACAAGAACCGCCTGAAGTGCCAAGAAAAAATAGAGCTGAGCTTTACAAATACATAGATGCTGATTATTATGGCTAccgtgatgatgatgatggtgttTTAGTGAAACTAGAGGCTGAGGTGGAAAAGAAGGTAAGAAAAGAAGCCCTGGTGGAATGGGAAAAAAAAGTTAGTAGTGGAGAAGTTGTTATGGAAGAAGAGGAAACAAATATTTATGCAACCGATGATAAAGACAATGATGCAGAAATGGGAGACGATACTCTCACTGGTGATAAACCATTTGTTTCGCATGTCCCAGTACCTAGTCAAAAGGATGTGGAAGAAATGCTAGTCAGACGAAAGAAACAAGAACTGTTAGATCGATACGCTAGTGAATTGCTAAAAGCACAAAGCTCAGAAGCAAAAACTTTAATGGGAGTATAA
- the LOC130625371 gene encoding lysine-specific demethylase 7B-like isoform X2, translating to MGGEDISDLYCICQKPYIEGQFMIECGKCNEWFHGSCVGIEEYHAQDIDIYHCPKCQPVHGPLVLKKRRNVSRHNYKDIHEGIKQISAGSVMFVRQLKARKFFNAEDIVLQLEDGSNVTADYFQEHGFNTPVLIHDKTGLDLTVPPSNFTIYDVEQRIGSLHEVHVIDVAKQEDLRMKMREWTEYYNSPVRGKVLNVISLEFSNTSLSELVACPKFVRNISWVEHAWPKKSVEDSPHAKPIVEKYCLMSVKDCYTDFHVDFGGTSVWYHIIRGEKVFYFVEPTTENLNKFKQWVSSSDQGQVFFGEKVSKCYRLHVKQGNTLLIPSGWIHAVLTPKDSLVFGGNFLHSFDIGMQQKIYTLEKELKTPLKFLFPNYETTNWYAARSILKKMKEIHGLGVRIPNFLRDGVTALLAALKVWTSRKDEYVKYHKLQVPIEVNAHKLIKSLEKELKHDMKLKPEKVFPVGRLSSPALLSANVAKTVLKLKLARPSESESSSMSSPERNIHDRLTRKKERLQRKERKIKEELFSQGRLPSLKLNLSSEGIRRARYKFDDDDEEEDDDGDNKKISKIKKFVSLNSSDEELSSSNEPDSSIKLKLSLSKNRADNLSSGSSPDVLGQFDDPFSNTRTQPVAHRLEKHIDIKAEIEATKKDLFQPDEKTVKTKGLYFIPLQRDDDCTVKPITFNPNKNFPRKPKVNCDDDVKEEDGGYVIDHLPKPKSNSVKKRTHSETDSDYDPSDDSYYQDANYVYPRIDVTTDLMVDDFSWKPGQRKKPKSSGDRGRKHSRLNSRSLNKDECDDPFFAPDKAEMKNKLKKVPPASQPGKAESTVAAGEKKVFKAKKGTAKQRLGKLLKLDKTGSRYVR from the exons atGGGAGGCGAAGATATTTCTGATTTGTATTGTATTTGTCAAAAACCTTACATAGAGGGTCAATTTATGATTGAGTGTGGAAAGTGCAACGAATGGTTTCACggcag CTGTGTTGGCATTGAAGAATATCATGCTCAAGATATTGATATCTATCATTGTCCAAAATGTCAACCTGTGCATGGGCCCTTGGTCT tgaaaaaaagaagaaatgtcAGCCGACACAACTATAAGGATATTCATGAGGGCATCAAG CAAATCTCTGCTGGATCTGTTATGTTTGTACGGCagttaaaagcaagaaaatttttCAA tGCAGAAGATATTGTGCTTCAGTTAGAAGATGGTAGTAATGTTACAGCAGATTACTTTCAAGAACATGGATTTAACACTCCAGTGTTAATTCATGACAAAACTGGTCTTGATTTAACGGTTCCTCCGAGTAATTTTACTATATATGATGTTGAACAGCGAATTG GATCACTACATGAAGTTCATGTAATAGATGTAGCGAAGCAG GAAGATCTGAGGATGAAGATGAGAGAGTGGACAGAGTACTACAACAGCCCTGTGCGTGGCAAAGTTTTAAATGTTATTAGTCTAGAGTTTTCTAATACCAG CTTATCAGAACTGGTAGCCTGTCCTAAATTTGTTCGTAATATTTCATGGGTGGAACATGCATGGCCAAAAAAATCAGTGGAGGACAG TCCACATGCAAAACCAATCGTAGAGAAATATTGTTTGATGAGCGTGAAAGATTGCTACACAGATTTCCATGTTGATTTTGGTGGAACCTCTGTGTGGTATCATATCATTAGG ggcgagaaagttttttattttgtggagcCTACAACTGAGAATCTAAACAAGTTTAAACAATGGGTATCTTCTTCAGATCAAGGACAAgtattttttggtgaaaaagTTAGCAAATGTTATCGACTGCATGTAAAGCAGGGAAACACATTGCTTATTCCTTCAG GCTGGATACATGCAGTACTAACACCTAAAGATTCTCTTGTGTTTGGTGGAAACTTCTTGCATTCATTTGACATTGGAATGCAACAAAA AATCTACACGTTAGAAAAAGAGTTGAAAACGCCACTAAAGTTTTTGTTTCCAAACTATGAGACAACAAACTGGTATGCAGCACGGTCAATTCTAAAAAAGATGAAAG AAATCCATGGTCTTGGCGTAAGGATTCCTAACTTTTTGCGAGACGGCGTAACAGCGTTATTAGCGGCGTTAAAAGTCTGGACGTCACGTAAGGACGAGTATGTGAAATACCACAAGCTTCAAGTACCTATTGAAGTTAATGCCCACAAGTTGATCAAGTCCTTAGAGAAAGAACTGAAGCATGATATG AAACTTAAACCTGAAAAAGTATTTCCAGTTGGTCGATTGTCATCGCCAGCTCTTTTGTCTGCAAATGTTGCTAAAACTGTTTTAAAGTTGAAGCTTGCACGACCATCAGAATCGGAGAGTAGTAGCATGTCGAGTCCGGAACGCAACATCCATGATAGGTTAACACGAAAAAAAGAGCGACTTCAAAGAAAGGAGAGGAAGATTAAGGAGGAGCTTTTTTCCCAAGGTCGTCTACCTTCACTAAAGCTGAATTTGAGCAGTGAGGGTATAAGGAGGGCTAGGTACAAgtttgatgatgatgatgaggaggaAGACGATGATGGGGATaacaaaaaaatcagtaaaataaagaaatttgttTCTCTTAA ttCAAGTGACGAAGAATTATCCAGCTCAAACGAACCGGACTCATCTATCAAGCTAAAATTGTCAC TGTCAAAAAACCGTGCTGACAATCTGTCTAGTGGTTCATCACCTGATGTCTTGGGACAATTTGATGATCCGTTTAGCAATACAAGAACGCAACCGGTGGCTCATCGGTTAGAGAAACACATCGATATCAA agCAGAGATTGAAGCCACCAAAAAGGATTTATTCCAACCTGATGAAAAGACGGTTAAAACCAAAGGTCTCTACTTCATACCGTTGCAACGAGACGACGATTGCACCGTCAAACCTATAACGTTTAATCCGAACAAAAACTTCCCGAGGAAACCCAAGGTTAATTGTGATGATGACGTCAAGGAAGAGGATGGTGGATATGTGATTGATCATCTACCGAAACCTAAATCTAACAGTGTGAAAAAAAGAACGCACTCGGAAACCGATTCAGATTATGATCCATCAGATGATTCTTATTATCAGGACGCTAACTatg TTTATCCACGCATTGACGTAACGACCGATTTAATGGTAGACGATTTCTCATGGAAGCCAGGTCAAAGAAAGAAACCAAAATCGAGTGGTGATAGAGGAAGAAAACACA GTCGATTGAACAGTCGCTCTTTGAATAAAGATGAATGTGACGATCCTTTCTTTGCTCCGGATAAAGCAGAAATGAAAAAT aaattgaaaaaagttCCTCCTGCAAGCCAACCTGGAAAAGCAG AATCGACTGTTGCAGCTGGCGAAAAGAAAGTCTTCAAAGCAAAAAAAGGCACTGCGAAGCAACGGCTTGGTAAACTTTTAAAGCTTGATAAAACCGGTAGCCGATATGTTCGTTAG
- the LOC130625371 gene encoding lysine-specific demethylase 7B-like isoform X1 — MGGEDISDLYCICQKPYIEGQFMIECGKCNEWFHGSCVGIEEYHAQDIDIYHCPKCQPVHGPLVYSFLDVTYENGVIQAQDVKKRRNVSRHNYKDIHEGIKQISAGSVMFVRQLKARKFFNAEDIVLQLEDGSNVTADYFQEHGFNTPVLIHDKTGLDLTVPPSNFTIYDVEQRIGSLHEVHVIDVAKQEDLRMKMREWTEYYNSPVRGKVLNVISLEFSNTSLSELVACPKFVRNISWVEHAWPKKSVEDSPHAKPIVEKYCLMSVKDCYTDFHVDFGGTSVWYHIIRGEKVFYFVEPTTENLNKFKQWVSSSDQGQVFFGEKVSKCYRLHVKQGNTLLIPSGWIHAVLTPKDSLVFGGNFLHSFDIGMQQKIYTLEKELKTPLKFLFPNYETTNWYAARSILKKMKEIHGLGVRIPNFLRDGVTALLAALKVWTSRKDEYVKYHKLQVPIEVNAHKLIKSLEKELKHDMKLKPEKVFPVGRLSSPALLSANVAKTVLKLKLARPSESESSSMSSPERNIHDRLTRKKERLQRKERKIKEELFSQGRLPSLKLNLSSEGIRRARYKFDDDDEEEDDDGDNKKISKIKKFVSLNSSDEELSSSNEPDSSIKLKLSLSKNRADNLSSGSSPDVLGQFDDPFSNTRTQPVAHRLEKHIDIKAEIEATKKDLFQPDEKTVKTKGLYFIPLQRDDDCTVKPITFNPNKNFPRKPKVNCDDDVKEEDGGYVIDHLPKPKSNSVKKRTHSETDSDYDPSDDSYYQDANYVYPRIDVTTDLMVDDFSWKPGQRKKPKSSGDRGRKHSRLNSRSLNKDECDDPFFAPDKAEMKNKLKKVPPASQPGKAESTVAAGEKKVFKAKKGTAKQRLGKLLKLDKTGSRYVR; from the exons atGGGAGGCGAAGATATTTCTGATTTGTATTGTATTTGTCAAAAACCTTACATAGAGGGTCAATTTATGATTGAGTGTGGAAAGTGCAACGAATGGTTTCACggcag CTGTGTTGGCATTGAAGAATATCATGCTCAAGATATTGATATCTATCATTGTCCAAAATGTCAACCTGTGCATGGGCCCTTGGTCT aCTCCTTCCTAGATGTAACTTATGAAAATGGTGTTATACAAGCCCAAGACG tgaaaaaaagaagaaatgtcAGCCGACACAACTATAAGGATATTCATGAGGGCATCAAG CAAATCTCTGCTGGATCTGTTATGTTTGTACGGCagttaaaagcaagaaaatttttCAA tGCAGAAGATATTGTGCTTCAGTTAGAAGATGGTAGTAATGTTACAGCAGATTACTTTCAAGAACATGGATTTAACACTCCAGTGTTAATTCATGACAAAACTGGTCTTGATTTAACGGTTCCTCCGAGTAATTTTACTATATATGATGTTGAACAGCGAATTG GATCACTACATGAAGTTCATGTAATAGATGTAGCGAAGCAG GAAGATCTGAGGATGAAGATGAGAGAGTGGACAGAGTACTACAACAGCCCTGTGCGTGGCAAAGTTTTAAATGTTATTAGTCTAGAGTTTTCTAATACCAG CTTATCAGAACTGGTAGCCTGTCCTAAATTTGTTCGTAATATTTCATGGGTGGAACATGCATGGCCAAAAAAATCAGTGGAGGACAG TCCACATGCAAAACCAATCGTAGAGAAATATTGTTTGATGAGCGTGAAAGATTGCTACACAGATTTCCATGTTGATTTTGGTGGAACCTCTGTGTGGTATCATATCATTAGG ggcgagaaagttttttattttgtggagcCTACAACTGAGAATCTAAACAAGTTTAAACAATGGGTATCTTCTTCAGATCAAGGACAAgtattttttggtgaaaaagTTAGCAAATGTTATCGACTGCATGTAAAGCAGGGAAACACATTGCTTATTCCTTCAG GCTGGATACATGCAGTACTAACACCTAAAGATTCTCTTGTGTTTGGTGGAAACTTCTTGCATTCATTTGACATTGGAATGCAACAAAA AATCTACACGTTAGAAAAAGAGTTGAAAACGCCACTAAAGTTTTTGTTTCCAAACTATGAGACAACAAACTGGTATGCAGCACGGTCAATTCTAAAAAAGATGAAAG AAATCCATGGTCTTGGCGTAAGGATTCCTAACTTTTTGCGAGACGGCGTAACAGCGTTATTAGCGGCGTTAAAAGTCTGGACGTCACGTAAGGACGAGTATGTGAAATACCACAAGCTTCAAGTACCTATTGAAGTTAATGCCCACAAGTTGATCAAGTCCTTAGAGAAAGAACTGAAGCATGATATG AAACTTAAACCTGAAAAAGTATTTCCAGTTGGTCGATTGTCATCGCCAGCTCTTTTGTCTGCAAATGTTGCTAAAACTGTTTTAAAGTTGAAGCTTGCACGACCATCAGAATCGGAGAGTAGTAGCATGTCGAGTCCGGAACGCAACATCCATGATAGGTTAACACGAAAAAAAGAGCGACTTCAAAGAAAGGAGAGGAAGATTAAGGAGGAGCTTTTTTCCCAAGGTCGTCTACCTTCACTAAAGCTGAATTTGAGCAGTGAGGGTATAAGGAGGGCTAGGTACAAgtttgatgatgatgatgaggaggaAGACGATGATGGGGATaacaaaaaaatcagtaaaataaagaaatttgttTCTCTTAA ttCAAGTGACGAAGAATTATCCAGCTCAAACGAACCGGACTCATCTATCAAGCTAAAATTGTCAC TGTCAAAAAACCGTGCTGACAATCTGTCTAGTGGTTCATCACCTGATGTCTTGGGACAATTTGATGATCCGTTTAGCAATACAAGAACGCAACCGGTGGCTCATCGGTTAGAGAAACACATCGATATCAA agCAGAGATTGAAGCCACCAAAAAGGATTTATTCCAACCTGATGAAAAGACGGTTAAAACCAAAGGTCTCTACTTCATACCGTTGCAACGAGACGACGATTGCACCGTCAAACCTATAACGTTTAATCCGAACAAAAACTTCCCGAGGAAACCCAAGGTTAATTGTGATGATGACGTCAAGGAAGAGGATGGTGGATATGTGATTGATCATCTACCGAAACCTAAATCTAACAGTGTGAAAAAAAGAACGCACTCGGAAACCGATTCAGATTATGATCCATCAGATGATTCTTATTATCAGGACGCTAACTatg TTTATCCACGCATTGACGTAACGACCGATTTAATGGTAGACGATTTCTCATGGAAGCCAGGTCAAAGAAAGAAACCAAAATCGAGTGGTGATAGAGGAAGAAAACACA GTCGATTGAACAGTCGCTCTTTGAATAAAGATGAATGTGACGATCCTTTCTTTGCTCCGGATAAAGCAGAAATGAAAAAT aaattgaaaaaagttCCTCCTGCAAGCCAACCTGGAAAAGCAG AATCGACTGTTGCAGCTGGCGAAAAGAAAGTCTTCAAAGCAAAAAAAGGCACTGCGAAGCAACGGCTTGGTAAACTTTTAAAGCTTGATAAAACCGGTAGCCGATATGTTCGTTAG